The following coding sequences lie in one Prionailurus viverrinus isolate Anna chromosome X, UM_Priviv_1.0, whole genome shotgun sequence genomic window:
- the LOC125157372 gene encoding embryonic testis differentiation protein homolog B-like codes for MEKEKPEVKPSTPAPSNEEKTTRPSRRPRPSQNVLCFLLNRQLGRHRSDVDLSMWVWMLD; via the coding sequence atggagaaagaaaaacctgAAGTGAAACCCAGCACACCCGCACCCAGCAACGAGGAGAAGACAACTAGACCCTCAAGACGCCCCAGGCCTTCCCAAAATGTCCTGTGCTTTTTACTGAATAGGCAGCTGGGGAGGCACAGAAGTGACGTGGACCTGTCCATGTGGGTGTGGATGCTGGACTGA